Proteins found in one Triticum urartu cultivar G1812 chromosome 4, Tu2.1, whole genome shotgun sequence genomic segment:
- the LOC125553161 gene encoding actin-related protein 2/3 complex subunit 4, producing MANTLRLYLTCIRNTLEAAMCLQNFPCQEVERHNKPEVELKTSPELLLNPVLICRNEAEKCLVETSINSIRISLKVKQADELENILAKKFLRFLSMRAEAFQVLRRKPVQGYDISFLITNYHCEDMHKHKLIDFIVQFMEDIDKEISELKLSVNTRGRLVATEFLKQFI from the exons ATG GCCAACACGCTGCGGCTGTACCTCACCTGCATCCGCAACACTCTGGAGGCGGCCATGTGCCTGCAG AATTTCCCTTGCCAAGAGGTCGAGAGGCACAACAAGCCGGAGGTGGAGCTCAA GACTAGCCCTGAACTTCTGCTGAATCCG GTGCTTATATGTCGTAATGAAGCCGAGAAGTGTTTGGTAGAGACTTCAATCAATTCGATCCGTATAAGCTTGAAG GTTAAGCAGGCAGATGAACTAGAAAATATTCTTGCAAAGAAGTTTCTTAGGTTTTTGTCGATGAGGGCAGAGGCATTCCAAGTGTTGAGGAGAAAACCAGTTCAG GGTTATGATATTAGCTTCCTCATAACAAACTACCACTGTGAGGACATGCACAAGCATAAGctcatagatttcattgttcagTTTATGGAG GACATTGACAAGGAGATCAGCGAGCTCAAGCTGTCGGTGAACACACGTGGCCGGCTGGTGGCAACCGAGTTCCTAAAGCAGTTCATCTGA